In one window of Gossypium hirsutum isolate 1008001.06 chromosome A01, Gossypium_hirsutum_v2.1, whole genome shotgun sequence DNA:
- the LOC107916837 gene encoding ABC transporter G family member 9 gives MAKELDVEAAKMSEDNMKPTAIFKSTNESVVLKFVDVVYSIKFGKSGNYFQKKSGSGEKVILNGISGVVEPGEMLSMLGPSGSGKTTLLTALGGRLGGCLSGTVTYNGKPFSNSVKRNTGFVTQDDVLYPHLTVTETLVFTALLRLPNSFSKQEKILHAEAVINELGLVDCKNSIIGDPFTRGVSGGERKRVSIGQEMLINPSLLFLDEPTSGLDSTTAQRLVSTLSEFAKGGRTIVLTIHQPSSRLFYMFDKVLLLSEGNPLYFGQGSATMDYFSSIGYAPSVAMNPSDFLLDLSNGITSSNESPKEQTLVKTTLVSVYKSNIGEKLREELKDNSKHHHDQMESKTFERWPTTWWQQFTVLLQRGLKERKHESFSVFNTVEVLVVAVLLGLLWWQSDVAHLQDQIGFLFFILGFWGLFPLYQAIFTFPQERLMLEKERSAGLYRLSSYFMSRIISDLPMELTLPIVFITISYWMAGLKPTAGSFLYTLFALILCVLGSQGIGLAIGALVMNTKSAATLGSIIMLTFLLTSGYYIQQFPGFMSWIKYIALTHYAYKLLLGAQYQPHDTYPCNEPGKVCLVGDFQPIKTVGLDGQLISAVALILMVLIYRLVAYLALMRIGVTQKLAK, from the exons ATGGCGAAAGAGTTGGATGTTGAAGCTGCAAAAATGTCAGAAGATAACATGAAACCAACAGCTATCTTCAAGAGTACAAATGAATCTGTTGTTTTAAAG TTTGTTGATGTTGTTTATTCAATCAAGTTTGGGAAATCGGGtaattattttcaaaagaaatcaGGTTCAGGAGAGAAAGTGATCTTAAATGGGATTAGTGGGGTGGTTGAACCAGGGGAAATGTTATCCATGCTTGGTCCATCTGGCAGTGGCAAAACAACACTATTGACTGCATTGGGGGGTCGCCTAGGTGGTTGCCTCAGTGGAACCGTAACTTACAATGGCAAGCCTTTCTCCAATTCAGTGAAACGAAACACAGGGTTTGTGACTCAAGATGATGTTCTATACCCTCACTTGACCGTCACCGAAACGCTCGTTTTCACCGCTCTGCTTCGATTGCCGAATAGTTTTAGTAAACAAGAGAAGATCCTGCATGCTGAAGCTGTCATCAATGAACTTGGACTAGTTGACTGTAAGAATAGCATCATTGGGGACCCATTTACCAGAGGAGTTTCGGGTGGGGAGCGAAAAAGGGTTAGTATAGGTCAAGAAATGCTTATAAACCCAAGCTTGTTGTTCTTAGACGAGCCTACATCGGGTCTGGATTCAACTACGGCGCAAAGGCTGGTGTCGACGTTGTCGGAGTTTGCTAAAGGTGGAAGAACAATTGTGCTGACAATACACCAGCCATCAAGTAGACTGTTTTACATGTTTGATAAGGTTTTACTGCTATCAGAAGGTAACCCTTTGTATTTTGGACAAGGATCGGCTACTATGGATTATTTTTCGAGTATCGGATATGCCCCATCAGTTGCCATGAACCCTTCAGATTTCCTATTGGACCTTTCAAATG GTATTACATCATCAAATGAGTCACCAAAGGAACAAACCCTGGTGAAGACAACACTAGTTTCAGTATATAAGAGCAACATTGGTGAGAAACTAAGGGAAGAGCTCAAGGATAACAGCAAGCACCATCATGATCAAATGGAAAGCAAGACATTTGAAAGGTGGCCTACAACATGGTGGCAACAGTTCACTGTATTGCTTCAAAGGGGACTTAAGGAAAGGAAACATGAATCATTCTCTGTATTCAACACTGTTGAGGTCCTTGTTGTAGCTGTTCTTTTAGGACTATTATGGTGGCAATCTGATGTAGCTCACTTGCAGGACCAG ATTGGATTCCTCTTCTTTATTTTAGGATTCTGGGGTTTGTTCCCTCTATACCAAGCAATTTTCACCTTCCCTCAAGAACGTTTAATGCTCGAAAAAGAACGGTCTGCGGGCTTGTATAGGCTATCTTCATATTTCATGTCAAGAATCATATCTGATCTCCCCATGGAGCTTACACTTCCCATTGTTTTCATCACAATATCATATTGGATGGCAGGGCTTAAACCCACAGCAGGGAGTTTCCTATACACCCTATTTGCACTTATTTTATGTGTCTTAGGCTCTCAAGGCATAGGGTTAGCCATTGGTGCCTTAGTGATGAACACGAAATCGGCAGCCACTCTCGGTTCGATCATCATGCTCACGTTCTTACTCACCAGCGGCTACTATATTCAACAATTTCCGGGTTTCATGTCATGGATCAAATACATAGCACTTACCCATTACGCATACAAACTCTTGTTGGGGGCTCAATACCAGCCACATGATACTTACCCTTGTAATGAACCTGGGAAGGTTTGCTTAGTAGGAGATTTCCAACCTATAAAAACTGTGGGGCTAGATGGTCAACTCATCTCAGCTGTTGCCCTGATTCTAATGGTTTTGATCTACAGACTCGTTGCTTATTTGGCCCTCATGAGAATTGGCGTGACCCAAAAATTGGCCAAGTAG